The proteins below are encoded in one region of Methylophilales bacterium:
- a CDS encoding gluconolaconase — protein MNKILQNLFLIILVSFTLGGCGSNSNKKYEGFLMPESVAEGPDGSIYVSEIGERDIDKDGKISKINRDGTIETVASGLYDPKGIVFYNDKLYVTDRDVVIEVDLDGTWQVYAGTMLFPKAPVFFNDIDVSSNGTLYVSDSGDFKESGFIFAVNTSGEIDLLFEGNDLIKAPNGLLVLNDSKLLIVDWAGDLLEGDLKNQGIKKLGEGFEGGDGLAIKKDTIYISSWTKGTIYSFKNGKTDVVADGFEAAADIALVHDNKVLVVPDMKAGSVTFIGI, from the coding sequence ATGAATAAAATATTACAAAATCTTTTTTTAATTATTCTAGTGAGCTTTACTCTTGGCGGCTGTGGAAGTAATTCAAATAAAAAATATGAGGGCTTTTTGATGCCAGAGTCTGTTGCAGAAGGCCCTGATGGCTCTATTTATGTTTCAGAGATTGGTGAGCGTGATATTGATAAAGATGGAAAGATTAGCAAGATTAACCGAGATGGAACCATAGAGACTGTGGCATCTGGCCTTTATGATCCAAAGGGTATCGTGTTTTACAATGATAAACTATATGTCACTGATCGTGACGTAGTGATTGAGGTAGATCTAGACGGCACATGGCAGGTCTATGCTGGAACAATGTTGTTTCCAAAGGCGCCTGTATTCTTTAACGATATCGATGTTTCAAGCAACGGAACTTTATATGTCAGTGACAGTGGAGACTTTAAAGAGAGCGGATTTATTTTTGCAGTAAATACATCTGGCGAGATTGATCTTTTATTTGAAGGAAATGATCTTATTAAAGCACCTAATGGGCTTTTAGTACTAAATGATTCAAAGTTACTAATTGTTGATTGGGCAGGTGATTTGTTAGAAGGCGATTTAAAAAACCAAGGCATTAAAAAATTAGGTGAAGGTTTTGAGGGTGGGGATGGCCTAGCAATTAAGAAGGATACGATCTATATTAGCAGTTGGACAAAAGGAACCATATATTCATTTAAAAATGGAAAAACAGATGTTGTCGCAGATGGTTTTGAGGCTGCTGCGGATATTGCACTAGTTCATGACAATAAGGTTTTAGTTGTGCCTGACATGAAAGCTGGGTCAGTTACGTTTATAGGCATTTAA
- a CDS encoding GntR family transcriptional regulator: protein MELLYVEVKKKITQSLIQGEWGPGEAIPSEIELANIYDVSQGTVRKAIDDLSAESILVRRQGKGTYVATHNEENIQLRFLRLTSQFGLNEKLDNQLISFSKEKATNKLAKILNINPSSTIISVTRILTFNEKPLILDVIKIPAQSFRGLTAEMIVKNNGSMYRMYETDFGVRMLRADEKIIAITANSETASHLKVQEKHPLLSVERISYTYKNKPLEWRLGLYVTDNHFYRSELD from the coding sequence ATGGAACTACTTTACGTGGAAGTTAAAAAGAAAATAACGCAAAGCTTGATTCAAGGCGAATGGGGTCCTGGTGAGGCTATACCGAGTGAAATTGAACTCGCAAACATATATGATGTTAGCCAAGGCACTGTTAGAAAGGCAATTGATGATCTTAGTGCTGAAAGTATTCTAGTTCGTAGACAGGGAAAGGGCACCTATGTTGCTACCCATAATGAGGAGAATATTCAGCTACGTTTCTTAAGATTAACTTCACAATTTGGGTTAAATGAAAAGTTAGATAATCAATTAATCTCTTTCTCTAAAGAAAAAGCTACCAATAAACTTGCAAAAATATTAAACATAAACCCATCATCAACTATTATTTCTGTAACTAGGATATTAACCTTCAATGAAAAACCATTAATTTTAGATGTCATAAAAATACCAGCCCAATCATTTAGAGGTTTAACTGCTGAAATGATTGTCAAAAATAATGGATCAATGTATCGAATGTATGAGACTGATTTTGGAGTAAGGATGTTACGAGCTGACGAGAAAATTATAGCTATTACTGCTAATTCAGAAACAGCTTCTCATTTAAAAGTACAAGAAAAGCACCCACTATTAAGTGTTGAACGTATTTCTTATACCTATAAGAACAAACCTCTTGAATGGAGATTAGGTCTTTATGTAACAGATAACCACTTTTATCGATCAGAACTTGACTAG
- a CDS encoding malate dehydrogenase — protein MKSNEKKALDYHEYPKPGKLRVESSKACETAEELSLAYTPGVAVPVKEIAKDEKNAYRFTNKGNLVAVITDGSAVLGLGNVGALAGKPVMEGKGVLFKRFAGIDVFDIEVNCKDPDEFIRTVENIAPTFGGINLEDIAAPNCFYIENELKKRLDIPVFHDDQHGTAVIVAAGLVNALEIQKKKIEEVKIVFLGAGAAGCSCARLLKKMGAKNIALVDRKGVLNKNRKDLNQYNQDLAIDTQSNTFDEYIVDADVFIGVSGANLLKESHLLSMSADPIIFALANPDPEILPSDAHQIRDDIVMATGRSDFPNQVNNVLGFPFLFRGALDAKATEINDKMLIAASKALASLAKEPVPQDVLEAYGLKSLTFGPEYIIPKPFDSRLIDWVANAVQNAA, from the coding sequence ATGAAATCAAATGAAAAAAAAGCCTTGGATTACCACGAATATCCTAAGCCAGGTAAATTAAGAGTTGAATCATCTAAAGCCTGTGAAACTGCAGAGGAATTATCTCTAGCATACACACCAGGCGTTGCAGTTCCCGTAAAAGAAATAGCAAAAGACGAAAAAAATGCTTATAGGTTTACGAACAAAGGAAATCTGGTTGCGGTTATTACGGATGGATCTGCAGTACTTGGTCTAGGAAATGTTGGAGCCTTAGCAGGTAAGCCTGTGATGGAGGGTAAAGGCGTGTTATTTAAAAGATTTGCAGGTATTGATGTCTTTGATATTGAGGTAAATTGTAAGGATCCAGATGAATTTATAAGAACAGTTGAAAATATAGCACCGACTTTTGGAGGTATTAACTTAGAGGATATTGCAGCACCAAACTGTTTTTATATTGAAAATGAGTTAAAAAAAAGGTTAGATATCCCCGTCTTTCATGATGACCAACATGGCACTGCAGTTATTGTTGCAGCGGGATTGGTGAATGCCCTTGAAATTCAAAAAAAGAAGATTGAAGAAGTTAAGATTGTTTTTTTAGGTGCTGGTGCAGCTGGGTGTTCCTGTGCAAGACTCCTTAAAAAAATGGGTGCAAAAAATATTGCCTTGGTTGATAGGAAAGGCGTTCTAAATAAAAATAGAAAAGATTTAAATCAATATAATCAAGATCTTGCTATAGATACACAAAGTAATACATTTGATGAATACATTGTTGATGCTGATGTATTCATTGGTGTTTCGGGAGCCAACCTTTTAAAAGAATCACATCTATTGAGTATGTCAGCTGATCCCATTATTTTTGCATTAGCTAACCCAGATCCTGAAATACTTCCTTCTGATGCTCATCAAATTAGAGATGATATTGTGATGGCTACAGGCAGATCTGACTTTCCCAATCAAGTAAACAATGTTCTTGGATTCCCATTTTTATTTAGGGGGGCTTTAGACGCTAAAGCAACCGAAATAAACGATAAAATGCTCATAGCTGCTTCAAAAGCATTAGCAAGCCTAGCTAAGGAGCCAGTTCCACAAGATGTTCTTGAGGCCTACGGCTTAAAATCATTAACTTTTGGTCCTGAATATATAATTCCAAAACCCTTTGATTCAAGATTGATTGATTGGGTTGCAAATGCTGTTCAAAATGCAGCTTGA